One stretch of Streptomyces hygroscopicus DNA includes these proteins:
- a CDS encoding FAD dependent oxidoreductase codes for MTDHVVIGAGSIGSNVARLLAERGEGVRIVTRSGSGPVHPMIERVAADASDPSRLTELSGGAKVIYHCANPPSYTMWERQLPPLQTAVIAAAEAHDAVLALTGSLYAYGRQPGGRMNEHTPMAATGRKGRLRKRMWEQALAAGIRTVEVRGADYIGKDAAGIYSVFIEPALKKGRAAWIAGHLDMPHTFTVNGDMAQALVTLAQDERAWGRAWHVPSPPAVTIRELARRCADAAGLPPVKLIQIPRFVMRTAGVIVPIAREVAEMDYQWYAPFHMDATETADTFGLTATDLDTAIRDQVGAIRV; via the coding sequence ATGACCGATCATGTTGTCATCGGCGCCGGCTCGATCGGCTCGAACGTCGCCCGCCTGCTCGCCGAGCGCGGCGAGGGCGTTCGGATCGTCACGCGCAGTGGCTCAGGCCCTGTGCATCCGATGATCGAGCGAGTCGCCGCGGACGCCTCCGACCCGTCCCGCCTGACCGAGCTGTCCGGCGGCGCAAAGGTGATCTACCACTGTGCCAACCCGCCCTCGTACACCATGTGGGAACGCCAGTTGCCGCCGTTGCAGACGGCGGTGATCGCCGCCGCGGAGGCGCACGACGCCGTCCTGGCGCTCACCGGCAGCCTCTACGCCTACGGCCGGCAGCCCGGCGGCCGGATGAATGAGCACACCCCCATGGCCGCCACCGGGCGCAAGGGCCGCCTGCGCAAACGGATGTGGGAACAGGCCCTCGCCGCCGGCATCCGTACGGTCGAGGTCCGCGGCGCCGACTACATCGGCAAGGACGCGGCAGGCATCTACTCCGTGTTCATCGAGCCGGCTCTGAAGAAGGGCCGCGCCGCCTGGATTGCCGGCCACCTGGACATGCCGCACACCTTCACCGTCAACGGCGACATGGCACAGGCCCTGGTCACACTCGCTCAGGACGAACGCGCCTGGGGCCGGGCCTGGCACGTTCCGTCCCCGCCCGCCGTCACCATCCGCGAGCTGGCGCGGCGCTGCGCCGACGCCGCGGGCCTGCCACCGGTCAAGTTGATCCAGATACCGCGCTTCGTGATGCGTACAGCAGGGGTGATCGTGCCGATCGCCCGGGAGGTGGCCGAGATGGACTACCAGTGGTACGCGCCGTTCCACATGGACGCGACGGAGACGGCTGACACCTTCGGCCTGACCGCCACCGACCTTGACACCGCCATCCGCGACCAGGTCGGCGCGATCAGAGTCTGA
- a CDS encoding stress responsive protein codes for MIHHINRATMKATATPEQIEAALEGWREQGRSNPAIKSFVVGRDHGGDYEYSAVFVVEDLDGLFAFLTHPTTYRTDRLGLNLVERLEIFDVSDDDDPELNAKIQELHRRRNEFNPEVAGLLADVPAYSGSGVDD; via the coding sequence ATGATTCACCACATCAACCGGGCCACGATGAAGGCCACTGCGACACCCGAGCAGATCGAGGCGGCGCTGGAGGGCTGGCGCGAGCAGGGGCGCTCGAACCCCGCGATCAAGTCCTTTGTCGTCGGCCGTGACCACGGCGGCGACTACGAGTACAGCGCTGTGTTTGTCGTCGAGGACCTTGACGGACTCTTCGCGTTTCTCACTCACCCGACCACCTACCGGACCGACCGCCTCGGTCTGAACCTGGTGGAGCGGCTCGAAATCTTCGACGTCAGTGACGACGACGATCCAGAACTGAACGCGAAGATCCAGGAACTGCACCGGCGCCGCAACGAGTTCAACCCTGAGGTCGCGGGATTGCTCGCCGACGTGCCCGCCTACTCCGGCTCCGGTGTGGATGACTGA
- a CDS encoding TetR family transcriptional regulator translates to MFEETGGAKRRAMSTSTRRARERASTRERIIEAALHVLETDGAAALTIRRIATDIEYSAPVVYQHFANKDALVLELVAYGHRLILAEFQQAAEEPGIDRRMMRIASEYVRFAGEHPHLYGVMNGTTVDADERRRVAEPAIGVLKELLTTWSDTHDVVLADPDEACEIIWGTLYGIASLGHLGTIGSERARRLAEQALRAILLGWRAEAPGNG, encoded by the coding sequence ATGTTCGAGGAGACCGGCGGAGCGAAGAGACGGGCCATGTCCACCAGCACAAGACGGGCCCGTGAACGGGCGAGCACCCGCGAACGGATCATCGAGGCCGCGCTGCATGTCCTTGAGACCGACGGCGCCGCAGCGCTCACCATCCGGCGCATCGCGACCGACATCGAATACTCCGCGCCTGTCGTCTATCAGCACTTCGCCAACAAGGACGCGCTCGTACTGGAACTGGTCGCCTACGGCCATCGCCTGATACTGGCCGAGTTCCAGCAGGCCGCCGAGGAGCCCGGTATCGATCGGCGCATGATGCGGATCGCGTCCGAGTACGTCCGGTTCGCCGGCGAGCATCCGCACCTCTACGGAGTCATGAACGGCACCACGGTCGACGCGGACGAACGCCGCCGCGTCGCGGAACCGGCCATCGGCGTCCTCAAGGAACTGCTCACCACCTGGTCCGACACCCACGACGTGGTCCTCGCCGACCCCGATGAGGCGTGCGAGATCATCTGGGGCACCCTGTACGGCATCGCATCGCTCGGCCACCTCGGCACCATCGGCAGCGAGCGCGCCCGGCGGCTCGCCGAGCAGGCGCTCCGCGCGATCCTTCTCGGCTGGCGGGCCGAGGCGCCGGGGAACGGGTAG
- a CDS encoding aldehyde oxidase: MQHRTLGSQGLEVSAIGYGAMGLTMAYGPTDEEAGVAALRRAHDLGVTFFDTAEMYGRGTGSNEVLVGRAVRDFRDDVVLATKFGVDMSVPPEQIGGPVNSRPDNIRKVADNSLRYLGVEHIDVFYQHRVDPEVPIEEVAGTVKELIHAGKVKYFGLSEAGPETIRKAHAVQPVSVLQTEYSLFERDVEQLFPTLDELGIGFVAYSPLGRGFITGTAKPAGQYEATDIRTVDPRWQPGNFEKNVEAVGKLAELAAAKGATVSQLALAWLLTRGEHIVPIPGTRSPKRIEENAGAADLTLTDADLKAIDEILPQGGFGARYTEGHLPTWI, translated from the coding sequence ATGCAGCACCGGACACTGGGGAGCCAGGGCCTTGAGGTCTCGGCGATCGGCTACGGCGCGATGGGCCTGACGATGGCCTACGGACCCACCGACGAGGAGGCCGGCGTCGCCGCCCTCCGCCGCGCCCACGACCTGGGCGTCACCTTCTTCGACACCGCCGAGATGTACGGCCGGGGCACCGGATCCAACGAGGTCCTGGTCGGCAGGGCGGTCAGGGACTTCCGCGACGACGTGGTCCTGGCCACCAAGTTCGGTGTCGACATGTCAGTGCCTCCCGAGCAGATCGGCGGCCCTGTCAACAGCCGGCCCGACAACATCCGCAAGGTCGCCGACAACAGCCTGCGCTACCTCGGCGTGGAGCACATCGACGTCTTCTACCAGCACCGCGTCGACCCCGAGGTGCCCATCGAGGAGGTCGCGGGCACTGTCAAGGAGCTGATCCACGCGGGCAAGGTGAAGTACTTCGGCCTCAGCGAGGCCGGACCCGAGACGATCCGCAAGGCGCACGCCGTGCAGCCGGTCTCCGTCCTGCAGACCGAGTACTCCCTGTTCGAACGCGACGTCGAGCAGCTCTTCCCCACCCTGGACGAACTCGGCATCGGCTTCGTCGCCTACTCCCCCCTCGGCCGCGGGTTCATCACCGGCACCGCCAAACCCGCCGGCCAGTACGAAGCCACCGACATACGCACCGTCGACCCGCGCTGGCAGCCGGGCAACTTCGAGAAGAACGTCGAAGCCGTGGGCAAGCTCGCCGAGCTCGCGGCGGCCAAGGGTGCCACCGTCTCCCAGCTAGCCCTGGCCTGGCTCCTGACCCGGGGCGAGCACATCGTGCCGATCCCCGGCACCCGCAGCCCGAAGCGCATCGAGGAAAACGCCGGCGCCGCCGACCTCACCCTTACCGACGCCGACCTCAAGGCCATCGACGAGATCCTGCCTCAGGGCGGCTTCGGCGCCCGCTACACCGAGGGGCACCTGCCCACCTGGATCTGA
- a CDS encoding PmrA, whose protein sequence is MLLARSRHAFVRSLERYARAGVDAVARHVAARGPAARRRG, encoded by the coding sequence ATGCTGCTGGCCCGCTCCCGCCACGCCTTTGTCCGCTCCCTGGAGCGGTACGCCCGCGCCGGCGTCGACGCGGTCGCCCGGCACGTCGCCGCACGCGGCCCCGCCGCCCGCCGTCGCGGGTGA
- a CDS encoding TetR family transcriptional regulator yields the protein MSEGRRAARRQVLQVAAKLLEEGGSEAVSTRAVAAAAGITAPALYRMFDDKDGLLAELAAYGFEMYLAEKREALALTPDDPVADLYRGWDLHVDFGVQHPAFYMLMYGTVQPGRRPPAADEAHALLVRLLGRAADAGRLRVPVEQATRVIHAATTGATLALIGEESSERDLTTSARLRDTVIASVTTDSPASSGSDLASRALALDAALHTALTTGPPAAGAGVPLRDTETALLREWLRQLAG from the coding sequence ATGAGCGAGGGACGACGCGCCGCGCGGCGCCAGGTGCTGCAGGTGGCCGCCAAGCTTTTGGAGGAGGGCGGCAGCGAAGCGGTCTCCACGCGCGCTGTCGCCGCAGCCGCGGGCATCACGGCCCCCGCGCTCTACCGGATGTTCGACGACAAGGACGGACTCCTGGCCGAGCTGGCCGCCTACGGATTCGAGATGTACCTGGCCGAGAAACGGGAGGCGCTGGCGCTGACCCCCGACGACCCGGTGGCCGACCTCTACCGCGGCTGGGACCTGCACGTCGACTTCGGAGTGCAGCACCCCGCGTTCTACATGCTCATGTACGGCACTGTGCAGCCCGGGCGGCGGCCCCCGGCCGCGGACGAGGCGCACGCCCTGCTGGTGAGACTGCTGGGCCGGGCGGCCGACGCCGGGCGCCTTCGGGTTCCGGTGGAGCAGGCGACCCGCGTCATCCACGCGGCGACAACGGGTGCCACGCTGGCGCTGATCGGCGAAGAGTCCTCGGAGCGGGACCTGACCACTTCGGCGCGGCTGCGGGACACCGTCATCGCCTCGGTCACCACGGACTCGCCCGCCTCGTCCGGGTCGGACCTGGCCTCGCGCGCACTCGCCCTCGATGCCGCACTTCACACCGCGCTCACCACCGGGCCCCCGGCTGCGGGCGCCGGGGTACCTCTGCGGGACACGGAGACGGCTCTGCTGCGCGAATGGCTGCGGCAGCTGGCAGGCTGA
- a CDS encoding NADPH-dependent FMN reductase: protein MSDISIVIASHSGYGHTAQIATAVADGARSTAGTHVHRVDVASLSDADWELMDAADAIIFGTPTYMGTASGAFHAFAEASSKRWMTRAWSDKLAAGFTNSGSMSGDKLHTLQYLALLAAQHGMLWVSLGLLPGWNTTTSSPQDDNRLGFYLGAGAQSFNDTPAVHDADLNTARHLGRRVAEHTRIHRAGLAAATH, encoded by the coding sequence ATGTCCGATATCTCGATCGTCATCGCGTCGCATTCCGGCTACGGCCACACCGCGCAGATCGCCACGGCCGTGGCCGACGGCGCGCGCTCCACCGCCGGGACACACGTCCACCGCGTGGACGTCGCCTCCCTCAGCGACGCCGACTGGGAACTGATGGACGCCGCGGACGCCATCATCTTCGGCACCCCCACCTACATGGGCACCGCGTCGGGGGCGTTCCACGCCTTCGCCGAGGCCAGCAGCAAGCGGTGGATGACCCGCGCCTGGAGCGACAAGCTCGCGGCGGGATTCACCAACTCCGGCTCCATGAGCGGCGACAAGCTGCACACCCTGCAGTACCTGGCGCTCCTGGCGGCCCAGCACGGAATGCTCTGGGTGAGCCTGGGCCTCCTGCCGGGCTGGAACACCACCACATCCAGCCCCCAGGACGACAACCGCCTCGGCTTCTACCTCGGCGCCGGCGCACAGAGCTTCAACGACACCCCCGCGGTCCACGACGCAGACCTGAACACCGCCCGCCACCTCGGCCGACGCGTCGCCGAGCACACCCGCATCCACCGCGCCGGACTGGCAGCCGCAACGCACTGA